The following coding sequences lie in one Borrelia coriaceae genomic window:
- a CDS encoding variable large family protein has product MKIKVRSICATLFISLFLSCNNGIEELEKRNYFLFSLANLGNDFLDVFTSFADMVSDVLSIKAETKKRRCKKIFY; this is encoded by the coding sequence ATGAAAATTAAAGTAAGAAGTATTTGTGCAACATTATTTATCTCTCTATTCCTTTCTTGTAATAATGGAATAGAAGAACTTGAGAAGAGAAATTACTTCTTATTCTCACTTGCTAATTTAGGTAATGACTTCTTAGATGTTTTTACTTCCTTTGCTGATATGGTTAGTGATGTGCTTAGTATTAAAGCTGAGACTAAAAAAAGAAGATGTAAGAAAATATTTTATTAA